A window from Pokkaliibacter sp. MBI-7 encodes these proteins:
- a CDS encoding DUF6447 family protein: protein MLEAQTASSKDATVPDSLSPWPPSVHPPLQSLLPNEPRVPEYDVQHALTERYLLPHLSQVEQWLLTLRAEVDAEQQPRQPIKLGKTYPLGQCLEISQLMQQRLARFGSESPSAQQSAGWQAVRAFLQAGGMIRQVWGDLRREYFQNAFQVGSLYVDVANDTVVPTKPKVEILPFYQANFRPIEDYRHFTLIAGRYWKDRVFANHLLPELAPFFPLLHLSVDGRLVLREPTRYMLALTEASGFRLSEEILLQRELPLPLFQRAAVALLGSGYRLASDPQQGRQQAALSCQRERQRVPLSVAETDGKIRSLLDINQRLGYLRIANPAGFDDTAEASPSTAVVPLPTFVQDSRNVMPSINIDNKEYDLDTLSEEAKAQIASIQFVDQELARLQAKAAALQTARNAYINALKGLLPDSTSLAS, encoded by the coding sequence ATGCTGGAAGCCCAAACCGCCAGCTCTAAGGATGCAACCGTGCCCGACAGCCTGTCGCCCTGGCCGCCCTCTGTTCACCCACCACTACAGTCTCTGCTGCCCAACGAGCCTCGTGTGCCCGAGTACGACGTTCAGCATGCTCTGACGGAACGCTATCTGCTGCCGCATCTGTCACAGGTCGAGCAGTGGCTGCTGACATTACGTGCAGAAGTGGATGCCGAGCAGCAGCCCAGACAGCCCATCAAGCTGGGCAAAACCTATCCCCTTGGTCAGTGTCTGGAAATCTCCCAGTTGATGCAGCAGCGCCTCGCCCGGTTTGGCTCCGAGTCTCCGTCTGCGCAGCAAAGCGCAGGCTGGCAGGCAGTGCGGGCATTTTTGCAGGCTGGCGGCATGATTCGGCAGGTGTGGGGGGATCTGCGCCGCGAATACTTTCAGAATGCCTTTCAGGTCGGCAGCCTTTATGTCGATGTGGCCAATGACACGGTAGTACCGACCAAACCCAAAGTGGAAATTCTGCCGTTTTATCAGGCTAATTTTCGCCCGATTGAGGACTACCGGCACTTTACCCTGATTGCCGGGCGTTACTGGAAAGACCGGGTGTTTGCCAATCACCTGTTGCCGGAGCTGGCGCCATTCTTTCCTTTGCTGCACCTCAGCGTCGATGGCCGGCTGGTGTTGCGCGAGCCGACCCGCTACATGCTGGCACTCACTGAAGCCAGTGGTTTCCGGTTGAGTGAAGAGATACTGCTGCAACGGGAACTGCCGCTGCCGCTGTTTCAGCGTGCAGCTGTTGCTTTACTCGGCAGTGGCTACAGGCTGGCCAGCGACCCTCAGCAGGGCCGGCAGCAAGCCGCACTCAGCTGCCAGCGTGAGCGCCAGCGCGTGCCATTGTCGGTTGCGGAAACGGACGGCAAAATTCGAAGTCTGCTGGATATTAATCAACGACTTGGCTATCTGCGCATTGCCAATCCTGCGGGATTCGATGACACTGCGGAGGCTTCACCTTCAACAGCGGTGGTGCCGCTGCCAACCTTTGTCCAGGATTCAAGGAACGTTATGCCTAGCATCAATATCGATAACAAAGAATACGATCTCGATACACTGTCCGAAGAAGCAAAAGCGCAGATCGCCAGCATTCAGTTCGTTGATCAGGAGCTTGCCCGTCTGCAGGCCAAGGCTGCTGCGCTGCAGACCGCCCGCAATGCCTACATCAATGCACTGAAAGGACTGCTGCCAGACAGCACCAGTCTCGCTTCTTAA
- a CDS encoding DUF6482 family protein yields the protein MQGVTLSQVRQLTPSPQALRLRSLENSLYLVEVQVGDEWHSVRDEQNQCLRFRSQIDAKKPFRGMGISRAYLCHHSAYDEMIGQPGGDLDNELMVPIADPDHDH from the coding sequence ATGCAAGGTGTAACTCTCAGTCAAGTCCGCCAGTTAACCCCCAGCCCCCAGGCATTGCGTCTGCGTTCACTGGAAAACAGCCTGTATCTGGTGGAGGTGCAGGTAGGGGATGAATGGCATAGTGTGCGTGATGAGCAGAATCAGTGTCTGCGTTTTCGCAGTCAGATTGATGCCAAAAAGCCGTTCCGTGGCATGGGGATTTCCCGCGCCTATCTCTGTCACCACAGTGCGTATGATGAAATGATCGGCCAGCCCGGCGGTGATCTGGATAACGAGCTGATGGTACCCATTGCTGATCCCGATCACGATCACTAA
- a CDS encoding methyl-accepting chemotaxis protein: MTIRTKVYAGIITLMLVILLNAAAGLFAIRQLSSALEYITGPAWATADGAMEGTIGIQAEIILLKDFAAGEIDLNKAHSKLEEAGQFTAQALTRMKEAALISPAQISQLDQHLQQFAKAKELLLNSTPDNRTQAASALSAQVETMLDFIDKLEADADSKVEATAGDLDVVIGSLKSTAVVTLVIALVLAMVILLLARRYVIQPIRHLTHLLAELTRGDGNLRTRLQINSKDEMGELAGYFNQFLDVIHNLVRQVTHTIDHTTSLMQHIGSSLQQIDEGATRQCRETEQIVTAVNQMTSTLGEVAHFAADTESSSTTAQSQSRSGQNDLQGTMDSLHEVVSEMEKASTVIAHLESDGQNIGSVLEVIRSIAEQTNLLALNAAIEAARAGETGRGFAVVADEVRNLANRTHQSTLEIQTVVERIQRGSSDAANVMRTSQRLADSVAEQAANSIQVFGQISDTIDQLNGLNRHISSATGEQRRVSEEVNMRIASVASSANDNASLTRAAVTTKDQLLNDIYQLQTLTSRFGI, translated from the coding sequence ATGACTATCCGCACCAAGGTATACGCCGGCATCATCACCCTGATGCTGGTCATTCTGCTCAATGCCGCCGCTGGCCTCTTCGCTATCCGCCAGCTGTCCTCTGCCCTTGAATACATCACCGGTCCGGCCTGGGCGACGGCGGACGGCGCCATGGAAGGCACTATCGGCATTCAGGCAGAAATCATCCTGCTCAAGGATTTTGCTGCGGGCGAGATCGACCTGAACAAAGCTCACAGCAAGCTTGAAGAAGCCGGCCAGTTTACCGCACAGGCATTGACCCGCATGAAGGAAGCGGCGCTGATCAGCCCGGCTCAGATTTCGCAGCTCGATCAGCATCTGCAGCAGTTTGCCAAAGCCAAGGAGCTGCTGCTGAACAGCACGCCGGACAACCGGACACAGGCGGCCAGTGCACTCAGTGCTCAGGTGGAAACCATGCTGGACTTTATCGACAAGCTGGAGGCCGATGCAGACAGCAAGGTGGAGGCGACGGCGGGCGATCTGGATGTGGTCATCGGCAGCCTTAAATCCACAGCAGTCGTCACCCTTGTTATCGCTCTGGTGCTGGCCATGGTGATTCTACTGCTGGCACGCCGCTACGTGATCCAGCCCATTCGTCACCTGACCCATCTGCTGGCCGAACTGACCCGTGGTGACGGCAACCTGCGTACCCGCCTGCAGATCAACAGCAAGGACGAAATGGGTGAGCTGGCCGGGTACTTCAATCAGTTTCTCGACGTGATTCACAATCTGGTGCGACAGGTGACTCACACCATCGACCACACCACTTCGCTGATGCAGCACATCGGCAGCAGCCTGCAGCAGATTGATGAAGGCGCTACCCGGCAATGCCGGGAAACAGAGCAGATCGTCACAGCGGTCAATCAGATGACCTCCACACTGGGGGAAGTGGCACACTTTGCCGCTGATACGGAAAGCAGCTCCACCACCGCACAAAGCCAGTCGCGCAGTGGCCAGAACGACCTGCAGGGAACCATGGACTCGCTGCATGAGGTGGTGTCGGAAATGGAAAAAGCCTCTACCGTCATTGCCCATCTGGAATCAGACGGGCAGAACATTGGCTCGGTGCTGGAGGTGATTCGCAGTATTGCCGAACAGACCAATCTGCTGGCACTCAATGCCGCCATTGAAGCAGCACGGGCAGGGGAAACCGGGCGGGGCTTCGCGGTGGTGGCAGATGAGGTGCGCAATCTGGCCAACCGCACCCATCAGTCGACACTGGAAATCCAGACGGTGGTAGAACGTATTCAGCGCGGCTCCAGTGACGCCGCCAACGTGATGCGCACCTCACAGCGGCTGGCCGACTCAGTGGCGGAACAGGCCGCCAACAGTATTCAGGTGTTCGGCCAGATCAGTGACACCATTGATCAGCTCAATGGCCTGAACCGGCATATTTCTTCTGCTACAGGAGAGCAGCGACGGGTATCGGAAGAGGTCAATATGCGCATTGCGTCAGTGGCCAGCAGCGCCAATGACAATGCATCGTTGACCCGAGCCGCGGTCACCACCAAGGATCAGCTACTGAACGACATCTATCAGCTACAGACACTGACCAGCCGCTTCGGCATCTGA
- a CDS encoding VF530 family protein — protein MHGVTLEMILNELVAQKGWDEMAERVDIRCFRNEPSVKSSLRFLRKTPWARTKVEALYLEMKGWK, from the coding sequence ATGCATGGGGTGACGCTGGAAATGATCCTTAATGAACTGGTGGCGCAGAAAGGCTGGGATGAAATGGCAGAGCGGGTGGACATCCGCTGCTTCCGCAACGAGCCCAGTGTCAAATCCAGCCTGCGTTTCCTGCGCAAGACGCCCTGGGCTCGCACCAAGGTCGAAGCGCTCTATCTGGAAATGAAAGGCTGGAAATGA